A genomic region of Cannabis sativa cultivar Pink pepper isolate KNU-18-1 chromosome 1, ASM2916894v1, whole genome shotgun sequence contains the following coding sequences:
- the LOC115703633 gene encoding receptor-like protein EIX1, which produces MKNQTHIFLYSSDQTLNSLLYSMSSSVPCVVLLYVLLLFLRQNYGIGSPKTRCNEAERQALLRIKDQIYVYSFRTESDTEVGIDLLSSWGEEEEKRECCEWIGIGCSNNSGHVIKLDLSPSTLSFQTYDYVLRGKVSSSLFDLKYLNHLDLSNVEFAGEYFPTFIGGLTKLRYLNLSSTALTGDIPPQLGNLSSLQFLDLSTNNLESKNLNWVLHLSSLRVLDLSGTNMSLVNDWVHVVDYLSHFITNLVLSSCELPDIVSPSFANSSKALRVLDLSINDQLSESIFQWLFNYKSSLVHLDLSGCGLPGSIPSGFKNMAALTYLDLSWNDFEGIIPESFGDMVSLTYLDLAENQLKGFNPHSFKNTTAIAYLDLSYNQLKGSIPESFGNMISLTYLDLHGNQLNFLNPKSFENMTAIKYLNLESNHLKGSIPENFGNMQSLAQINLSNNELEGEIPKSIWKICELVRFEAYNNSLGGELHFSESSSNNSCANFPMEYLDLKQNRIMGSLPNFTLYPSLVELHLSSNQFSGISQSIGQLSKLEIMDFSENKIEGVLSEAHFSKLFNLNTLDLSSNSDIVLRINPDWIPPFQLQYIHLESCKLGPHFPKWLQTQKNYYELNISNSGISDSTPDWLWNFRSDLSLLDLSNNQIRGRLHDIKQSVNFSYEYSRRYPDVDLSSNQLEGSVPSFLLQVTASLNLFNNRFSQLNSICEAIELIPLIFLDVSYNQLSGEIPDCWSQARSLRILVLANNKLSGKIPISIGFLVSINVLHLRNNNLTAELPSSLKNCTQLVIFDVGGNKLSGEIPTWIGTSLTGLLILSTRSNSFNGSIPLQLCHLVDLQFLDLSSNDMSSRIPNCLSNITAMKELNRIEEASYGADPYSETRGQQGVPDDFNREKLVLMWKGTISEFKNVGLLKSIDLSSNNLIGEIPKDITKLVGLIALNLSKNNLSGHIPQEIGQLKSLDVLDLSKNHFLGHIPSTLTQVDRLGVLDLSNNNLSGEIPRSTQLQSRDAASYMGNPLLCGVPLLIKCPDGKVLTTSDEAIENHGDDGFISKGFYISLALGFVVGFWVFCGTLIFNKSWRCVYLKLLNNVGDWAYVTSEVGKKKLLQMFRS; this is translated from the coding sequence ATGAAAAACCAAACACATATCTTTCTATATTCTTCTGATCAAACATTGAACTCTCTATTATACTCCATGAGCAGTTCAGTCCCTTGTGTTGTCCTGCTTTATGTACTTCTGCTTTTCTTGAGACAAAATTATGGAATTGGATCTCCAAAAACAAGGTGCAATGAAGCTGAGAGACAAGCGTTGCTAAGGATTAAAGACCAGATTTATGTTTATTCATTTAGAACTGAGAGTGACACAGAAGTTGGCATTGATCTACTTTCGTCTtggggagaagaagaagaaaaaagagaatgCTGTGAATGGATTGGAATTGGCTGCAGCAACAACTCCGGTCATGTCATCAAACTTGACCTTTCTCCTTCAACTTTGTCTTTTCAAACATATGATTATGTTTTAAGAGGTAAAGTCAGCTCCTCATTGTTTGACTTAAAGTACCTGAATCATTTGGATTTGAGTAATGTCGAATTTGCGGGCGAGTATTTCCCAACTTTCATTGGTGGCCTCACCAAATTAAGGTACCTCAATCTCTCTTCCACTGCACTAACTGGAGATATTCCTCCTCAGCTTGGAAACCTTTCTAGCTTGCAGTTTCTTGATCTTAGTACTAATAATTTAGAATCGAAAAACTTGAATTGGGTTTTACATCTTTCTTCCTTACGAGTACTTGACCTGAGTGGCACAAACATGAGCTTAGTTAATGATTGGGTGCATGTAGTTGATTATCTTTCTCATTTCATAACAAATTTGGTACTAAGTTCTTGTGAACTTCCTGATATTGTTTCACCTTCATTTGCTAACTCTTCAAAAGCTCTTAGAGTCCTTGATCTTTCTATAAATGACCAACTCTCTGAGTCTATATTCCAATGGTTGTTCAACTATAAGAGTAGCCTTGTTCATCTTGACCTCTCTGGTTGCGGATTACCAGGTTCCATTCCAAGTGGTTTTAAAAATATGGCTGCCCTGACCTATCTTGATCTCAGCTGGAATGACTTTGAAGGAATCATTCCAGAATCTTTTGGGGATATGGTTTCTCTTACATATCTTGATCTCGCAGAAAATCAATTAAAGGGTTTTAATCCACACTCTTTCAAGAACACAACTGCCATTGCATACCTTGACCTTAGCTACAATCAACTAAAAGGTTCAATTCCTGAGTCCTTTGGAAATATGATCTCCCTTACATATCTTGATCTTCATGGTAACCAATTAAATTTTCTCAATCCAAAATCTTTTGAGAATATGACTGCCATTAAATATCTTAATCTCGAAAGCAATCATCTAAAAGGATCCATACCAGAAAACTTTGGAAATATGCAGTCTCTTGCTCAGATTAATCTTAGCAATAACGAGCTCGAAGGCGAAATTCCAAAATCCATTTGGAAGATATGTGAACTAGTGAGGTTTGAAGCATACAACAATAGCCTTGGGGGAGAGCTCCATTTCTCAGAATCATCTTCCAACAACTCATGTGCCAATTTCCCCATGGAGTATTTGGACTTGAAGCAAAATAGAATCATGGGATCATTGCCTAATTTCACACTATATCCCTCTTTAGTTGAGTTACATCTTTCCTCAAACCAGTTCAGTGGAATATCCCAAAGTATAGGCCAATTATCAAAGTTGGAGATTATGGATTTTTCTGAGAACAAAATCGAAGGTGTCTTATCCGAAGCTCATTTTTCAAAACTCTTCAACTTAAACACTTTGGATTTATCAAGTAACTCGGATATAGTTTTGAGAATTAATCCTGATTGGATTCCACCCTTTCAGTTGCAGTATATACATCTTGAATCTTGCAAATTGGGTCCTCATTTTCCAAAATGGCTCCAGACACAGAAGAATTATTATGAACTTAATATCTCCAATTCtggaatttcagattctacTCCAGATTGGTTATGGAACTTCCGGTCAGACTTAAGTCTTCTGGATTTGTCTAATAATCAAATTAGAGGAAGACTTCATGATATTAAACAGAGTGTCAATTTTTCCTATGAATACAGTAGAAGATACCCTGATGTAGATTTGAGTTCAAATCAGTTAGAAGGCTCAGTACCGAGCTTTTTACTCCAAGTGACTGCTTCACTAAATCTTTTCAACAATAGATTTTCACAGCTAAATTCCATATGTGAGGCCATAGAGTTAATTCCTTTGATCTTTCTTGACGTCTCATATAACCAGTTGTCCGGCGAGATACCTGATTGTTGGTCACAAGCACGCTCCCTGCGAATTCTCGTTTTGGCAAATAACAAGTTATCTGGAAAGATTCCAATTTCCATTGGCTTCTTAGTTTCCATCAATGTGTTGCACTTGAGAAACAACAATTTAACAGCAGAATTGCCTTCATCATTGAAGAACTGTACCCAGTTGGTTATATTTGATGTTGGAGGGAATAAATTGTCTGGAGAAATACCAACATGGATAGGAACAAGCCTAACAGGCCTTCTTATTCTCAGTACACGTTCTAATAGCTTCAATGGAAGTATACCCTTACAACTATGTCACTTAGTGGATCTTCAATTCTTAGACTTGTCTTCAAATGATATGTCTAGCCGAATTCCCAACTGTCTTAGTAACATTACAGCTATGAAAGAACTAAATCGAATCGAAGAAGCATCATACGGTGCAGATCCTTATTCTGAAACTCGTGGGCAACAAGGTGTTCCAGATGATTTTAACCGTGAAAAGTTAGTGTTGATGTGGAAAGGAACTATCTCTGAATTCAAAAATGTTGGACTTTTGAAGAGCATCGATTTGTCAAGCAACAATCTTATTGGGGAAATTCCTAAAGACATCACTAAACTAGTTGGATTGATTGCCTTAAACTTGTCAAAAAACAATCTAAGTGGACATATCCCTCAAGAGATTGGTCAATTGAAGTCTTTGGATGTACTTGATTTATCAAAGAACCATTTTCTTGGCCACATACCTTCAACTCTCACTCAAGTGGATCGTCTGGGTGTATTGGACTTGTCAAATAACAATTTGTCAGGAGAAATTCCAAGAAGCACTCAACTCCAATCCCGTGATGCAGCTTCATACATGGGAAATCCTCTGCTTTGTGGAGTTCCACTTCTAATAAAATGTCCAGATGGAAAAGTCCTAACTACATCTGATGAAGCTATAGAGAATCATGGTGACGATGGGTTTATTAGCAAAGGATTTTACATAAGCTTAGCACTTGGATTTGTAGTTGGATTTTGGGTATTTTGTGGGACTTTAATCTTCAACAAGTCTTGGAGATGTGTATATTTGAAGCTCTTGAACAATGTTGGGGACTGGGCATACGTAACTTCAGAAGTTGGGAAGAAAAAGTTACTACAGATGTTCAGAAGCTAA